The following proteins are encoded in a genomic region of Mycolicibacterium confluentis:
- a CDS encoding epoxide hydrolase family protein, protein MRPFRIDVPDSALADLRDRLHRTRWPEAECVDDWSQGIPLSYTAELAAYWADQYDWRSRESALNRFDHFTTEIDDLDIHFIHQRSPHEDALPLLLTHGWPGSIVEFHKVIEPLTNPTAFGGRAQDAFHVVCPSLPGYGFSGRPTRTGWNVDRIAVAWETLMQRLGYRRYGAQGGDWGAAVTTQIGRNQGGCIGIHLNMPIARPPKDHSGDFTAEEQAALAAAAEHRRWGTGYSTQQSTRPQTLGYGLTDSPVGQLAWIVEKFWAWTDCAGHPENVLTRDELLDNVMVYWLTATATSSARLYWESFRSFGTGDRVEIPTGIAEFPKEILRAPRSWCEESYRIAHWTTMPRGGHFAAFEQPDLFVEDVRKFFATLR, encoded by the coding sequence GTGCGACCGTTCCGCATCGACGTGCCCGACAGTGCTCTGGCCGATCTGCGGGATCGGCTGCATCGGACCCGCTGGCCCGAGGCCGAGTGCGTCGACGACTGGAGCCAGGGCATCCCCTTGTCCTACACCGCCGAACTGGCCGCCTACTGGGCTGATCAATACGACTGGCGGTCACGGGAATCCGCACTGAACAGGTTCGACCACTTCACCACCGAGATCGACGACCTGGACATCCACTTCATCCACCAGCGCTCACCGCACGAGGATGCGCTGCCCCTGCTGCTCACGCATGGCTGGCCCGGTTCGATCGTGGAGTTCCACAAGGTCATCGAACCGCTGACCAACCCGACCGCATTCGGTGGCCGGGCCCAGGACGCCTTCCACGTCGTGTGCCCGTCGCTGCCGGGCTACGGGTTCTCCGGCAGGCCGACGCGCACCGGGTGGAACGTCGATCGCATCGCCGTGGCCTGGGAGACCTTGATGCAGCGTCTGGGCTACCGTCGCTACGGCGCCCAGGGCGGCGACTGGGGCGCGGCCGTGACCACCCAGATCGGCCGAAACCAGGGTGGCTGCATCGGGATTCACCTCAACATGCCCATCGCCAGGCCGCCGAAGGACCACTCCGGCGACTTCACCGCCGAGGAACAGGCCGCCCTTGCCGCCGCCGCGGAACACCGCAGATGGGGCACCGGATACTCCACGCAGCAGTCCACTCGGCCGCAGACCCTCGGCTACGGCCTGACCGACTCACCGGTGGGCCAGTTGGCATGGATCGTCGAGAAGTTCTGGGCCTGGACCGACTGCGCGGGCCATCCGGAGAATGTCCTGACCCGTGACGAACTGCTCGACAACGTGATGGTGTACTGGCTGACCGCGACGGCAACCTCGTCGGCGCGCCTGTACTGGGAGAGTTTCCGCAGTTTCGGCACCGGCGATCGGGTGGAGATCCCCACCGGCATCGCGGAGTTCCCCAAGGAGATCCTGCGCGCACCGCGGTCCTGGTGCGAGGAGTCCTACCGCATCGCACACTGGACCACGATGCCGCGGGGCGGCCACTTCGCGGCGTTCGAACAGCCCGACCTGTTCGTCGAGGACGTCCGGAAGTTCTTCGCGACGCTGCGGTGA
- a CDS encoding GNAT family N-acetyltransferase: MPDHDISAARREITNALLTALDRRHEVLDAIVEAENTQAAVDAVAALLETSHQSAEAVIGLSFDRLTKSSRRKIAAQLEDLNSQLSFTVGERPAASGETLTLRPFDESDRDIFEARTADMHTAGDGSGAPAGGLDDEISAALGRVSSEDAAWFVALEGPAKVGMVFGELLDGEVNVRIWIHPEHRKKGLGTAALRKCRSEMAAYFPAVPMVVRAPGATP; encoded by the coding sequence ATGCCCGATCACGACATCTCCGCGGCGCGTCGCGAGATCACCAACGCCCTGCTCACGGCCCTGGATCGCCGCCATGAGGTGCTCGACGCGATCGTCGAGGCCGAGAACACCCAGGCCGCGGTCGACGCCGTGGCCGCCCTGCTGGAGACATCGCATCAGTCCGCGGAGGCGGTCATCGGGCTGTCCTTCGACCGGCTCACCAAGAGTTCGCGCCGCAAGATCGCCGCCCAACTCGAGGACCTGAACAGCCAGCTGTCGTTCACCGTCGGTGAGCGTCCCGCGGCCAGCGGGGAGACGCTGACACTTCGCCCGTTCGACGAGAGCGATCGGGACATCTTCGAGGCCCGGACTGCGGACATGCACACCGCAGGTGACGGTTCCGGTGCTCCCGCCGGCGGCCTCGACGACGAGATCAGCGCGGCGCTGGGCCGGGTGTCGAGCGAGGACGCGGCCTGGTTCGTGGCTCTCGAGGGGCCGGCCAAGGTCGGCATGGTCTTCGGTGAACTCCTGGACGGCGAGGTCAACGTCCGCATCTGGATCCACCCCGAGCACCGCAAGAAGGGCTTGGGCACCGCCGCGCTGCGCAAGTGCCGGTCGGAGATGGCGGCCTACTTCCCGGCCGTGCCGATGGTGGTGCGTGCTCCGGGCGCGACGCCGTAG
- a CDS encoding competence/damage-inducible protein A yields the protein MSTRAGIVVTGTEVLTGRVTDLNGPWLADRLLELGVELAHITICGDRPADIASALKFHADEGVDLILTSGGLGPTADDMTVAVVAEFCGRELVLDADLEARIAAILKRMMRRFPDADFDAVMAANRKQAMIPLGAEVLNPVGTAPGVVVEGTPTVVVLPGPPRELQPMWSTALDTEGVRRAIAGRTEYRQETVRMYGLPESGLAETLRLAEKKIDGFDRLEITTCLRRGELEIVTRYEPADAETYREVVALLNEQHGTDVYSTDGSTVDDQVAGLLAGRTIATAESCTAGLVAARLTDRPGSSAYVMGGAVVYSNEAKSELLGVDPALIAAHGAVSEPVAEAMAAGALRRFGVDTAVAITGIAGPGGGSAEKPVGTVCFTVARADGATLTRTVLLPGERADIRERSTTVAMHLLRKLLQTP from the coding sequence GTGAGCACACGCGCGGGCATCGTCGTCACCGGCACCGAGGTCCTGACCGGACGGGTCACCGATCTCAACGGTCCCTGGCTGGCGGATCGACTGCTGGAACTCGGCGTTGAACTGGCCCACATCACCATCTGCGGTGACCGGCCCGCCGACATCGCGTCGGCGTTGAAGTTCCACGCCGACGAGGGCGTGGACCTGATCCTGACCAGCGGTGGGCTCGGACCGACTGCCGACGACATGACGGTCGCGGTCGTCGCCGAGTTCTGCGGCCGCGAGCTCGTGCTCGATGCGGACCTCGAGGCGCGGATCGCCGCGATCCTCAAGCGGATGATGCGTCGTTTCCCCGATGCGGACTTCGACGCCGTCATGGCGGCCAACCGCAAGCAGGCGATGATCCCACTCGGCGCCGAGGTGCTCAACCCGGTGGGCACCGCGCCCGGGGTGGTCGTCGAGGGCACCCCGACGGTGGTCGTGCTGCCCGGCCCGCCGCGCGAACTGCAGCCGATGTGGTCGACCGCGTTGGACACCGAGGGGGTGCGGCGTGCGATCGCCGGCCGAACCGAGTACCGCCAGGAGACCGTGCGCATGTACGGCCTGCCGGAATCGGGGTTGGCCGAGACGCTTCGGCTGGCGGAGAAGAAGATCGACGGCTTCGATCGGTTGGAGATCACGACGTGCCTGCGTCGCGGCGAGCTTGAGATCGTCACGCGCTACGAACCGGCCGACGCCGAGACCTATCGCGAAGTCGTGGCTCTGCTGAACGAGCAGCACGGCACCGACGTGTACTCCACCGACGGTTCCACGGTCGACGATCAGGTCGCCGGACTGCTGGCCGGGCGCACCATCGCCACCGCCGAGTCCTGCACCGCCGGTCTGGTCGCGGCCAGGCTCACGGACCGTCCGGGATCCTCGGCCTACGTCATGGGCGGGGCGGTCGTCTACTCCAATGAAGCCAAATCCGAACTGCTGGGCGTGGATCCGGCGCTGATCGCCGCGCACGGCGCCGTGTCCGAACCGGTGGCCGAGGCGATGGCAGCGGGTGCGCTGCGGCGGTTCGGGGTGGACACCGCGGTGGCGATCACCGGGATCGCCGGCCCCGGTGGCGGTTCAGCCGAGAAGCCGGTCGGCACAGTGTGTTTCACTGTCGCGCGCGCCGACGGCGCGACGCTGACCCGCACGGTCCTGCTGCCGGGTGAGCGCGCCGACATCCGGGAACGGTCCACGACCGTGGCGATGCACCTGCTGCGCAAGCTCCTGCAGACGCCCTAA
- a CDS encoding nitroreductase family deazaflavin-dependent oxidoreductase: MKAKDHPNHTSDVPMIVPPWAESLQIKYFNPVVRRLSGLMPGVAVIRHRGRSSGTVHETPVTPYRKGDTVAIALIHGKTNWVKNVLAAGEADLHLRKEDLHLVNPRIVPAGSDGAGLPRIARMQLKRVGVLVADVA; the protein is encoded by the coding sequence ATGAAAGCGAAAGACCATCCCAACCACACGTCCGACGTGCCGATGATCGTGCCGCCGTGGGCCGAGAGCCTGCAGATCAAGTACTTCAACCCGGTGGTGCGTCGACTGTCGGGCCTGATGCCGGGCGTAGCCGTGATTCGTCATCGCGGCCGCAGTTCCGGCACGGTCCACGAGACGCCCGTGACGCCGTACCGCAAGGGTGACACCGTGGCGATCGCGCTGATCCACGGCAAGACCAACTGGGTCAAGAACGTGCTGGCCGCGGGCGAGGCCGACCTGCACCTGCGCAAGGAGGACCTGCACCTCGTCAACCCGAGGATCGTGCCCGCCGGTTCGGACGGTGCAGGCCTGCCGCGGATCGCGCGGATGCAGCTGAAACGGGTCGGCGTCCTCGTCGCCGACGTCGCTTAG
- a CDS encoding alpha/beta fold hydrolase — MANPLGAPKLPRPKLEGTIAVSDDRRIGFAEFGDPQGRPVFWLHGTPGARRQIPTEARVFAEENHLRLLGVDRPGIGSSTPHQYDNIAAFADDLRVIADTLGIDKMTVVGLSGGGPYTLAAAALMPDRVVAAGVLGGVAPTVGADAIKGGAMNLGTVVAPILEVVGQPVGLVATGLVRLIKPVALPALEIYARVSPEGDRRLLARPEFKAMFLDDLLNGGRKQLTAPFADVVNFAHDWGFRLEEVKVPVKWWHGDKDHIIPYAHGEHVVSRLPDAELFTLPGESHLAGLGYAHEILGSMSALWDRAEEK; from the coding sequence ATGGCTAATCCCCTGGGCGCCCCGAAGCTGCCGCGCCCCAAGCTCGAAGGCACCATCGCCGTCAGCGACGACCGTCGCATCGGCTTCGCCGAGTTCGGCGACCCGCAGGGCCGACCGGTGTTCTGGCTGCACGGCACACCGGGTGCGCGTCGACAGATCCCCACCGAGGCCCGTGTCTTCGCCGAGGAGAACCACCTGCGCCTGCTCGGTGTGGACCGCCCCGGCATCGGCTCCTCGACGCCACACCAGTACGACAACATCGCCGCGTTCGCCGATGACCTGCGCGTCATCGCCGACACGCTCGGCATCGACAAGATGACCGTGGTCGGACTGTCCGGCGGCGGTCCTTACACGCTGGCCGCCGCGGCGCTGATGCCCGATCGCGTCGTCGCGGCCGGGGTGCTCGGCGGTGTCGCACCCACGGTCGGTGCCGATGCCATCAAGGGCGGCGCGATGAATCTCGGCACGGTGGTCGCGCCGATCCTCGAAGTCGTCGGCCAGCCCGTGGGTTTGGTGGCCACGGGTCTGGTTCGCCTGATCAAGCCCGTCGCGCTGCCGGCGCTGGAGATCTACGCGCGGGTGTCCCCCGAGGGGGACCGCAGGCTGCTGGCCCGGCCCGAGTTCAAGGCCATGTTCCTCGACGATCTGCTCAACGGCGGCCGCAAGCAGTTGACGGCACCCTTCGCCGACGTCGTGAACTTCGCGCACGACTGGGGATTCCGCCTCGAAGAGGTCAAGGTGCCGGTGAAGTGGTGGCACGGCGACAAAGACCACATCATCCCCTACGCGCACGGCGAGCACGTGGTGTCCAGACTGCCTGACGCGGAGTTGTTCACGCTGCCCGGAGAGAGCCACCTGGCCGGGTTGGGGTACGCACACGAGATCCTCGGTTCGATGTCAGCCCTGTGGGATCGCGCCGAAGAAAAGTAG
- a CDS encoding AraC family transcriptional regulator — translation MTVSALSDRHRAVSANVPHIDLRRGGRALAGSYLYEGDKLLTGWHSHDVHQIEYAIGGVVEVQTPAGHYLLPPQQAAWLPVGLEHSATMNSDVKTIAVMFDPELVPNAGDRARILAVSPLIREMMIYALRWPIERECGDEQSDGFFRTLANLVSDALDHEAPLSLPTSENPIVAAAMEFTKEHLSSVTALDVSRAVAVSERTLRRLFQDCLGISWRTYLLHARMLRAMALLASPDTSVQDVSSSVGFDSLSSFTRAFAQFSGETPSAYRRRVKSVEV, via the coding sequence ATGACCGTCTCTGCGCTATCGGACAGACACCGTGCAGTTTCGGCCAACGTGCCCCACATCGATCTGCGACGCGGTGGGCGCGCATTGGCCGGCAGCTATCTGTACGAGGGCGACAAGCTCCTGACCGGCTGGCATTCGCACGATGTGCACCAGATCGAATACGCCATCGGTGGCGTCGTCGAGGTCCAGACGCCCGCCGGTCACTATCTGCTGCCGCCCCAGCAGGCCGCGTGGCTGCCGGTCGGGTTGGAGCATTCGGCGACCATGAACTCCGACGTCAAGACCATCGCGGTGATGTTCGATCCCGAACTCGTGCCCAACGCGGGCGACCGGGCCCGGATCCTGGCGGTCTCCCCGCTGATCCGCGAGATGATGATCTACGCGCTGCGATGGCCCATCGAACGCGAGTGCGGCGACGAACAGTCCGACGGCTTCTTCCGGACGCTGGCCAACCTGGTGTCCGACGCGCTCGACCACGAGGCGCCGCTGAGCCTGCCGACCTCGGAGAACCCGATCGTCGCGGCCGCGATGGAATTCACGAAGGAGCATCTGTCGTCGGTCACGGCGCTGGACGTCAGTCGCGCCGTCGCGGTGTCGGAGCGCACGCTGCGCCGGTTGTTCCAGGACTGCCTCGGAATCTCCTGGCGGACCTATCTGCTGCACGCTCGGATGCTGCGCGCCATGGCCCTGCTGGCCTCACCCGACACCAGCGTCCAGGACGTGTCCAGTTCGGTCGGCTTCGACAGCCTCAGCTCGTTCACTCGGGCATTCGCGCAGTTCAGCGGGGAAACCCCATCGGCGTACCGACGCCGCGTCAAGAGCGTGGAGGTCTGA
- a CDS encoding amidohydrolase family protein, protein MNVDDLILVSIDDHVVEPPDMFLNHVPAKYKPEAPIVVTDDKGVDQWMYQGRPQGVSGLNAVVSWPAEEWGRDPAGFAEMRPGVYDVHERVRDMNRNGILASMCFPTFTGFSARHLNMTREDVTLVMVSAYNDWHIDEWAGSYPDRFIPIAILPTWTPEGMCAEIRRVAAKGCRAVTMPELPHLEGLPSYHDEDYWGPVFRTLSEENVVMCLHIGTGFGAISMAPNAPIDNLIILATQVSAMCAQDLLWGPAMRNYPDLKFAFSEGGIGWIPFYLDRSDRHYTNQKWLRRDFGSKLPSDVFREHSLACYVTDKTSLKLRHEIGIDIIAWECDYPHSDCFWPDAPEQVLAELNAAGASDSDIDKITWQNATNFFSWDPFARTPRDQASVRALRAKGADVDVSIRPRAEWARLYEKKQLTQA, encoded by the coding sequence ATGAACGTCGACGACCTGATCCTGGTGAGCATTGACGACCATGTCGTGGAGCCGCCGGACATGTTCCTCAACCACGTCCCGGCCAAATACAAGCCCGAGGCGCCGATCGTCGTGACCGACGATAAGGGTGTGGATCAGTGGATGTATCAGGGACGTCCCCAGGGCGTCAGTGGACTCAACGCCGTCGTGTCCTGGCCGGCCGAGGAGTGGGGCCGCGACCCGGCGGGCTTCGCCGAGATGCGCCCCGGCGTCTACGACGTCCACGAACGGGTGCGGGACATGAACCGCAACGGCATCCTCGCCTCGATGTGCTTCCCGACCTTCACCGGGTTCTCGGCCCGGCACCTGAACATGACCCGCGAGGACGTCACCCTGGTGATGGTGTCGGCATACAACGACTGGCACATCGATGAGTGGGCCGGGTCTTACCCGGATCGCTTCATCCCGATCGCGATCCTGCCGACGTGGACTCCGGAGGGGATGTGCGCCGAGATCCGCCGGGTCGCGGCCAAGGGATGCCGGGCCGTGACCATGCCCGAGCTTCCGCACCTGGAGGGCCTGCCCAGCTACCACGACGAGGACTACTGGGGTCCGGTCTTCCGGACGCTGTCCGAGGAGAACGTGGTGATGTGCCTGCACATCGGCACCGGATTCGGGGCGATCAGCATGGCGCCGAACGCGCCGATCGACAACCTGATCATCCTGGCCACCCAGGTGTCGGCGATGTGTGCCCAGGACCTGCTGTGGGGTCCGGCGATGCGCAACTACCCGGATCTGAAGTTCGCGTTCTCCGAGGGCGGCATCGGCTGGATCCCGTTCTACCTCGACCGCAGCGACCGGCACTACACGAACCAGAAGTGGCTGCGGCGCGACTTCGGCTCCAAACTGCCCTCGGACGTGTTCCGTGAGCACTCGCTGGCCTGCTACGTCACCGACAAGACGTCTCTGAAACTGCGCCACGAGATCGGCATCGACATCATCGCGTGGGAGTGCGACTACCCGCACTCGGACTGCTTCTGGCCCGATGCGCCCGAGCAGGTGCTGGCCGAGCTCAACGCCGCGGGTGCCAGCGACAGCGACATCGACAAGATCACCTGGCAGAACGCCACCAACTTCTTCAGCTGGGATCCGTTCGCCCGCACGCCGCGGGATCAGGCCAGCGTCAGAGCGCTGCGGGCCAAGGGCGCCGATGTCGACGTCTCGATCCGCCCGCGGGCCGAGTGGGCACGCCTCTACGAGAAGAAGCAGCTGACGCAGGCGTGA
- the yaaA gene encoding peroxide stress protein YaaA — MIVLLPPSETKRTGGDGPPLNPASLSFPDLTPVREELVDELVTLAADVEGSRAALGLSAKQDAEIERNAGLRSTPTLPAIQRYTGVLYDALDVESLRGAERSRAHARLAVGSALFGLVRADDPVPAYRLSAGSKLPDGRTLAARWRPLLEPLLAKIALDELVVDLRSGSYAGLGRLPGAVKVDVLAEHADGHRTVVSHFNKAHKGRLARALASNRSEPDDAAKVAAVAKKAGMTVERDGDHLTIVTPA, encoded by the coding sequence GTGATCGTGCTGCTGCCGCCCTCGGAGACCAAACGCACCGGCGGCGACGGCCCGCCGCTGAATCCGGCGTCGCTGAGCTTCCCCGACCTCACTCCCGTGCGCGAGGAGTTGGTGGACGAACTGGTGACGCTCGCGGCAGACGTCGAGGGCAGCCGCGCAGCGTTGGGCCTGTCTGCCAAGCAGGACGCCGAGATCGAGCGCAACGCCGGACTGCGCAGCACCCCGACTCTGCCCGCTATTCAGCGCTACACGGGCGTGCTGTACGACGCGTTGGACGTCGAAAGCCTGCGCGGCGCAGAACGTTCCCGGGCCCACGCGCGCCTGGCTGTGGGCTCGGCGCTGTTCGGGCTGGTGCGCGCCGACGACCCGGTGCCCGCCTACCGACTGTCTGCGGGATCGAAGCTGCCCGACGGCCGCACCCTGGCGGCGCGCTGGCGGCCACTGCTCGAACCGCTGCTGGCCAAGATCGCCCTCGACGAGTTGGTGGTCGATCTGCGGTCGGGGTCCTACGCCGGGTTGGGCCGGCTGCCCGGCGCGGTCAAGGTCGACGTGCTCGCCGAGCACGCCGACGGGCACCGCACCGTCGTCAGCCACTTCAACAAGGCCCACAAGGGCAGGCTCGCGCGGGCCCTGGCGAGCAACCGATCAGAACCGGACGACGCCGCGAAGGTGGCCGCCGTCGCGAAGAAGGCCGGTATGACGGTCGAACGCGACGGAGATCACCTCACGATCGTCACACCGGCCTGA
- a CDS encoding alkaline phosphatase family protein: protein MPLPALDLNLPHLADVVPSVLTAMGVAGFEARIPIRGDVAGACVLLVDGLGADLLDRHAADAPTLAALRGPTLQVGYPATTAAGLAAVGTGLRSGEHGLVGYSFRVPAAGMLNALRWREHPWGSDLRERAVPEQVQPQPTTFERAAAAGMAVSVCSPAEFAGSGLTRAVLRGADYRGVFALGDLAATVRNAVSAGEFCYAYHSELDALGHLYGPGSLPWRMQLRQVDRLVESVMEALPPGGLLAVVADHGMVSAEETVDLDADPALFDGVEAVAGEARARHVYTREGAVDDVLQAWRARIGSRAWVVARDEAIDAGWFGARVLDEVRDRIGDVVAAARDGAVLVRRTAEPMESAFVGHHGSLTAAEQTVPLLLAGL, encoded by the coding sequence GTGCCGCTGCCCGCGCTGGATCTCAACCTTCCGCACCTGGCCGACGTGGTGCCGTCGGTGTTGACGGCGATGGGTGTCGCCGGGTTCGAGGCCCGCATCCCGATCCGAGGCGATGTGGCGGGCGCGTGTGTGCTGCTGGTCGACGGCCTGGGTGCCGACCTGTTGGATCGGCACGCCGCCGACGCGCCGACACTGGCCGCGCTGCGCGGGCCGACCCTTCAGGTGGGATATCCCGCGACCACGGCGGCGGGCCTCGCGGCGGTCGGAACGGGGCTGCGCTCCGGTGAACACGGTCTGGTCGGCTATTCGTTTCGGGTGCCCGCGGCCGGGATGCTCAACGCCCTGCGCTGGCGCGAGCACCCGTGGGGATCCGACCTGCGGGAGCGCGCCGTCCCCGAGCAGGTTCAACCGCAGCCGACGACCTTCGAACGCGCCGCGGCGGCCGGGATGGCCGTCAGCGTCTGCTCCCCCGCCGAATTCGCGGGGTCCGGGCTGACGCGCGCGGTACTGCGTGGCGCCGACTACCGCGGCGTCTTCGCACTCGGCGATCTGGCCGCGACCGTGCGGAACGCGGTGTCCGCCGGGGAGTTCTGCTACGCGTACCACAGCGAATTGGATGCGCTGGGACACCTCTACGGGCCTGGCTCGCTCCCGTGGCGCATGCAGTTGCGCCAGGTCGATCGCCTGGTGGAGTCCGTGATGGAGGCGTTGCCCCCGGGCGGACTGCTCGCGGTGGTCGCCGACCACGGCATGGTCTCGGCCGAGGAGACCGTGGACCTCGACGCCGACCCGGCGCTGTTCGACGGCGTCGAGGCCGTCGCCGGCGAGGCCCGTGCGAGGCACGTCTACACGCGCGAAGGCGCCGTCGACGACGTGCTGCAGGCCTGGCGCGCCCGGATCGGTTCGCGGGCCTGGGTGGTTGCGCGCGACGAGGCCATCGACGCCGGCTGGTTCGGTGCCCGGGTGCTCGACGAGGTCCGGGACCGCATCGGGGACGTCGTGGCGGCCGCGCGGGACGGCGCGGTCCTGGTCCGCCGCACGGCCGAACCCATGGAGTCCGCGTTCGTGGGTCACCACGGTTCGCTGACCGCCGCCGAGCAGACCGTGCCCCTGCTGCTTGCGGGCCTCTGA
- a CDS encoding MOSC domain-containing protein: MANVVSVNLARPRANPDKPAAITGIDKVPTTEHVEVRDPGPRRGGLGSGLVGDTIGNSKFHGGDDQAVYAYAREDLDEWQRTLNRTLTNGSFGENFTTTGVDVTGARIGERWHVGDGGLVLEVSCARTPCRTFAAWLEISGWMKTFTAAAVPGAYLRVITPGTVRAGDAITVTDRPDHDVTVGVVFRAQMSEPELLPRLLDIDALPESIRSYARRRLTA, translated from the coding sequence ATGGCGAACGTCGTATCGGTCAATCTCGCCCGTCCCCGCGCCAATCCAGACAAGCCCGCCGCAATCACCGGCATCGACAAGGTGCCCACGACTGAACACGTCGAGGTCCGGGATCCCGGACCTCGACGCGGCGGCTTGGGCAGCGGTCTGGTCGGCGACACGATCGGCAACTCGAAGTTCCACGGTGGTGATGACCAGGCGGTGTACGCCTATGCGCGCGAGGATCTCGACGAGTGGCAGCGGACGCTGAACCGCACGCTGACCAACGGGTCGTTCGGTGAGAACTTCACCACCACAGGGGTCGACGTCACCGGGGCCCGCATCGGAGAACGCTGGCACGTCGGCGACGGCGGCCTGGTTCTGGAGGTGTCCTGCGCACGGACGCCGTGCCGCACGTTCGCGGCATGGCTGGAGATCTCGGGATGGATGAAGACCTTCACGGCCGCAGCGGTCCCGGGTGCCTACCTGCGGGTCATCACCCCGGGCACCGTGCGTGCCGGCGACGCCATCACGGTCACCGACCGCCCCGACCACGACGTCACCGTCGGCGTGGTGTTCCGCGCCCAGATGTCCGAACCGGAACTGCTGCCGCGTCTGCTCGACATCGACGCGCTGCCGGAGTCGATCCGCTCGTACGCCCGCCGTCGCCTCACAGCGTGA
- a CDS encoding STAS domain-containing protein: MNRHGNPVFDCNGARLRAQSRQLATVVSVSGRVHDDNIEAITEHARRYVLAATSVVLDLSGVTAFDDHDLCLLQAFDSDCAEAGQDWVLVPSDTVMQVLAYSDEAYPIAETVSEALSYFADETLRRRTLLLPLLTRSA; encoded by the coding sequence ATGAACCGTCATGGCAACCCAGTGTTCGACTGCAACGGCGCGCGCCTGCGGGCGCAGAGCCGCCAACTGGCCACCGTCGTCAGTGTCAGCGGTCGGGTCCACGACGACAACATCGAGGCCATCACCGAACATGCGCGGCGCTACGTCCTGGCCGCCACCTCGGTGGTTCTGGATCTGAGCGGGGTGACGGCGTTCGACGACCACGACCTCTGCCTGCTCCAGGCCTTCGACTCCGACTGCGCCGAGGCCGGCCAGGATTGGGTGCTGGTTCCCAGCGACACCGTCATGCAGGTGCTCGCCTACTCCGATGAGGCCTATCCGATCGCCGAAACGGTCTCCGAGGCGCTGAGCTACTTCGCCGACGAGACGCTGCGTCGCCGCACGCTCCTGCTGCCGCTGCTGACCCGTTCCGCTTAG
- a CDS encoding DMT family transporter produces the protein MALAIVVALALTAALCAALGIVVRQLATRDVPADRGMSPTIVTTLLRRPLWWAGTATACAGYVFQALALSRGSLVLVQPLLVSSLLFALPISARVAGQRVSRTEWAWAGLLTVALAVFVLVAHPREGHNDPSQQTWLMVALVIIPVVAVCVAWAARSIGARRAMLLAVAVGVLFGLIAVLTKLCAHRISTGSWRELMTTPAPYLLVVVSIVATVAQQSALHAGALQTSVPTMLVLEPVIAVLLGTAVLGEQLTARGVGVVALVLAVAAMATATIALGRDSGAFDERIASRP, from the coding sequence ATGGCGTTGGCCATCGTCGTCGCACTCGCGCTGACCGCGGCCCTGTGCGCTGCTCTCGGCATCGTCGTGCGCCAGTTGGCCACCCGGGACGTGCCCGCCGACCGCGGGATGAGCCCGACGATCGTCACGACCCTGCTGCGCCGGCCCCTGTGGTGGGCCGGCACCGCGACCGCGTGTGCGGGCTATGTGTTCCAGGCGTTGGCGTTGTCGCGCGGGTCGCTGGTGCTGGTGCAACCCCTTTTGGTGTCCTCACTGCTGTTCGCGCTGCCGATCAGCGCGCGGGTGGCCGGCCAGCGCGTGAGCCGGACCGAATGGGCGTGGGCGGGGTTGTTGACGGTGGCACTGGCGGTCTTCGTCCTCGTCGCGCACCCACGCGAGGGGCATAACGACCCGTCGCAGCAGACCTGGCTGATGGTCGCGCTGGTCATCATCCCCGTGGTGGCCGTCTGCGTCGCCTGGGCCGCACGTTCCATCGGCGCGCGCCGGGCCATGCTGCTCGCGGTGGCCGTGGGCGTCCTGTTCGGGCTGATCGCGGTGCTGACGAAGCTGTGCGCGCACCGCATCAGCACCGGGTCGTGGCGAGAACTGATGACGACACCGGCACCGTATCTGCTGGTCGTGGTGTCGATCGTGGCGACCGTGGCCCAGCAGTCCGCGCTGCACGCGGGCGCCCTGCAGACATCCGTGCCGACCATGCTGGTCCTGGAACCGGTGATCGCGGTCCTGCTCGGGACCGCGGTGCTCGGCGAGCAGTTGACCGCCCGCGGCGTCGGGGTGGTGGCCCTGGTGCTGGCCGTGGCCGCGATGGCCACTGCCACGATCGCGCTGGGCCGGGACTCCGGTGCGTTTGACGAACGGATCGCCAGCAGGCCCTGA